The following proteins are encoded in a genomic region of Drosophila bipectinata strain 14024-0381.07 chromosome XL, DbipHiC1v2, whole genome shotgun sequence:
- the LOC108134043 gene encoding inactive peptidyl-prolyl cis-trans isomerase shutdown-like isoform X1 has product MAPTNFSTMINQEHLWPENAGKTLEQLRANMQPLNHFMKKRVVREGDMNYECYPHGIKLQMRFCGYFDDDRRDLGTQWEMDFETGQHPYPGFFWCFNEALTSMRPMEIAEYSIDREMLHAQLNNDPRYQQNDGIFSLEVLHVENMHMVPLRQPQSTSSVQDSSQSPPQCQCQTQAQTQTQTQEQTQSQTQFMGAYNKAEIVRRRAEDALNGNKFQQSVQLCEEATMLLRQFKTENEEEQAKRFNMLVTISNLLLECYEKRGNYWHVTGIMRELRRLTDHLPSFAALVHEGKQHEDLGELEQARETFLEALRVNPTTITIHELIANIDAKILAEVQAGKEREAKEQADRKAAAKERAAKKKAAKEAALKKEDDVVFLPGPESPTNGSEESIGSGNPQQR; this is encoded by the coding sequence ATGGCGCCAACCAACTTCTCGACCATGATTAACCAGGAGCATCTCTGGCCGGAGAACGCCGGCAAGACATTGGAACAGCTCCGTGCCAATATGCAGCCCTTGAACCATTTCATGAAGAAACGTGTCGTCCGCGAAGGGGACATGAACTACGAATGCTATCCCCACGGCATTAAGCTACAGATGCGTTTCTGCGGCTACTTCGATGATGACCGACGCGACCTGGGCACCCAATGGGAAATGGATTTTGAAACTGGGCAACATCCTTATCCGGGATTCTTCTGGTGTTTCAATGAAGCCCTGACCTCGATGCGACCAATGGAGATAGCCGAGTATTCCATCGATCGTGAGATGCTACATGCCCAACTGAATAATGATCCGAGGTACCAGCAGAACGATGGCATCTTTTCGCTCGAGGTCCTGCATGTGGAGAACATGCATATGGTGCCGCTTCGACAGCCCCAATCCACATCCAGTGTCCAGGACTCGTCGCAGTCACCGCcgcagtgccagtgccagacccaggcccagacccagacccagacccaggaGCAGACCCAGTCCCAAACCCAGTTCATGGGCGCTTACAACAAAGCGGAGATTGTGCGTCGCCGGGCCGAGGATGCATTGAATGGAAACAAATTCCAGCAATCGGTGCAGCTGTGCGAAGAGGCCACTATGCTCCTGAGACAGTTCAAGACCGAAAATGAGGAGGAGCAGGCGAAGCGTTTCAACATGCTGGTAACCATATCGAACCTATTGCTGGAGTGCTACGAAAAGAGGGGTAATTATTGGCATGTTACTGGTATTATGCGTGAGCTACGACGCCTCACCGACCATTTGCCATCCTTCGCAGCCCTTGTCCACGAAGGTAAGCAGCACGAGGACCTCGGAGAGCTGGAGCAGGCCCGCGAGACCTTCTTGGAGGCCCTGCGCGTCAATCCGACTACCATTACCATTCACGAGCTGATCGCTAACATCGATGCCAAAATCTTGGCAGAGGTGCAGGCTGGCAAGGAGAGGGAAGCCAAGGAGCAGGCTGACAGGAAGGCTGCAGCCAAGGAGCGGGCTGCCAAGAAGAAGGCTGCCAAGGAGGCTGCACTGAAGAAGGAGGATGACGTTGTCTTTCTTCCAGGACCCGAGTCCCCCACTAATGGCAGCGAGGAATCCATTGGCTCCGGAAATCCCCAGCAACGTTAA
- the LOC108134044 gene encoding uncharacterized protein: protein MPAESFGVASRNGAHRGGAIKAQIGWEWSISWHPASSSATRSSHQVFDPPSKKLPAMKIFVCLLATLVATSSAGFLGGSSGGGGGGGGGYSYGIGSGGGGGGYSGGHQEVKTIKVIQEGGGYSGGGGGYALGGGYSGGHGGGYSGGHQEVKTVKVIHQEGGGYSGGHGGGYSGGHGHGHGGHQEIKTVKVIHEEGHALGGGGYTGGYSGGHGGHQEVKTIKVIHEEGGHAHGGGHVHGGGYSGGHQEVKTVKVIHQEGGGYSGGHGGFSGGYSGGYSGGHGGHQEVKTVKVIHEEGHALGGGGGYTGGYSGGHGGHQEVKTIKVIHEEGGHSHGGHDHGHGGHGVGGFEEVKTIKVIHEEGGHAHGGHSHGGAISISNEYLPPSNEYLPPVSAPAPGYLPPSSSWK, encoded by the exons ATG CCGGCAGAGAGCTTCGGAGTTGCATCTCGTAACGGAGCCCACAGAGGCGGAGCTATAAAAGCCCAGATCGGCTGGGAATGGAGCATCAGTTGGCATCCAGCTTCCTCTTCGGCTACGCGGAGTTCCCATCAGGTTTTCGACCCCCCAAGCAAGAAACTTCCAGCAATGAAG ATCTTTGTGTGTCTTTTGGCTACTCTGGTGGCCACTTCGTCCGCCGGCTTCCTCGGCGGCTCTtccggcggtggcggcggcggaggcggTGGCTACAGTTACGGAATCGGTTCcggaggcggtggcggcggctaCTCTGGCGGTCACCAGGAGGTGAAGACCATCAAGGTGATCCAGGAGGGTGGCGGCTATTCCGGCGGAGGCGGTGGCTATGCCCTGGGAGGCGGCTACTCTGGAGGACATGGCGGCGGCTACTCTGGCGGTCACCAGGAGGTCAAGACTGTCAAGGTCATCCACCAGGAGGGTGGCGGCTACTCCGGCGGACATGGCGGCGGCTACTCCGGTGGACACGGACATGGACACGGCGGTCATCAGGAGATCAAGACTGTCAAGGTCATCCATGAGGAAGGACACGCTCTGGGAGGCGGCGGCTACACTGGCGGCTACTCTGGAGGTCATGGAGGTCACCAGGAGGTCAAGACCATCAAGGTTATCCACGAGGAGGGCGGACACGCCCACGGCGGTGGTCATGTCCATGGCGGTGGCTACTCCGGAGGTCATCAGGAGGTCAAGACTGTGAAGGTCATCCACCAGGAAGGCGGCGGCTACTCCGGCGGACATGGCGGTTTCTCCGGCGGCTACTCTGGTGGCTACTCCGGTGGTCATGGAGGTCACCAGGAGGTCAAGACTGTCAAGGTCATCCACGAAGAAGGACACGCTCTGGGCGGAGGCGGCGGCTACACTGGCGGCTACTCCGGCGGCCATGGCGGTCATCAGGAGGTCAAGACCATCAAGGTCATCCACGAGGAGGGCGGCCACAGCCACGGAGGACACGATCACGGACACGGAGGTCATGGCGTCGGCGGCTTCGAGGAGGTCAAGACCATCAAGGTCATCCACGAGGAGGGCGGCCACGCCCATGGCGGTCACTCCCATGGAGGCGCCATTTCCATCAGCAACGAGTACCTCCCGCCCAGCAACGAGTACCTGCCCCCAGTGTCCGCACCCGCTCCCGGCTACCTGCCGCCCTCGTCCAGCTGGAAGTAG
- the Rab40 gene encoding ras-related protein Rab-40C isoform X1: MGTMTKDYDYLLKVLLVGDSDVGKHEILSNLEDPSTESPFCSGNDCTSHILKTVAYKTTTILLEGKRVKLQLWDTSGQGRFCTIIRSYSRGAQGIILVYDITNKWSFDGIDRWLKEVDEHAPGIPKVLVGNRLHLAFKRQVAAKQAETYASRNNMSCFEISPLCDFNIRESFCELARMALHRNGMEHIWRSNKVLTLQELCCRTIVRRTSVYAIDSLPLPPSVKSTLKSYALTTSQCYNSLTQSSKSKNRCKTPTSGSRNSCAIA, translated from the exons ATGGGAACAATGACCAAGGACTATGACTATCTGCTGAAGGTTCTCCTGGTGGGTGACAGTGATGTGGGCAAGCATGAGATCCTCTCAAATCTGGAGGATCCCTCCACAGAGAGTCCCTTTTGCAGTGGTAATG ACTGCACCTCTCACATCCTCAAAACGGTAGCATACAAAACAACGACCATACTGCTGGAGGGTAAGCGCGTCAAGCTGCAGTTGTGGGACACATCCGGCCAGGGACGGTTCTGCACGATCATTCGATCGTATTCGCGCGGCGCCCAGGGTATTATACTTGTCTATGATATAACTAATAAGTGGAGCTTTGATGGCATCGATCGATGGCTCAAGGAGGTGGATGAG CACGCCCCTGGAATTCCAAAGGTATTGGTGGGCAATCGGCTGCATTTGGCTTTTAAGCGCCAGGTGGCCGCCAAACAGGCCGAGACCTATGCCAGCCGCAACAACATGTCCTGCTTCGAGATATCGCCGCTCTGTGACTTCAATATACGCGAGTCCTTCTGCGAGCTGGCACGCATGGCATTGCACAGGAATGGCATGGAGCATATCTGGCGTAGTAATAAGG TGCTGACTTTGCAAGAGCTGTGCTGCCGGACAATAGTGCGTAGGACGAGCGTATATGCGATCGAttcgctgccactgccaccgtCCGTCAAATCGACGCTCAAGTCATATGCACTGACCACATCGCAGTGCTACAACTCCTTGACGCAGAGCTCCAAGAGCAAGAATCGCTGCAAGACGCCGACGAGCGGTAGCCGGAATAGCTGTGCGATCGCGTGA
- the LOC108134047 gene encoding uncharacterized protein: MLAINTLSLLGLFGLVRSYQSHQPLLRNIIKVRASGFMPFESDLLLPLGILRQFQSPDRSSRFMAPRPKPTFRPKPIRQQVRLERAHPLRESKGVQLYNLIDDDGELLLNLKVHQEPPKILPPEDKTPYRSKYHQDYDSPWLPSKWRPTSEYPLAVTSSSPRPLPLHQYLSQSNRLEPSPAKRRRQDIWPHK, from the coding sequence ATGCTAGCCATAAACACTCTGAGCCTTTTAGGCCTTTTCGGCCTGGTCAGAAGCTATCAGAGCCACCAGCCCCTGTTGAGGAATATTATTAAAGTGCGAGCCAGTGGCTTTATGCCCTTTGAATCGGATCTGCTGTTGCCTTTGGGAATCCTCAGGCAATTTCAGTCGCCGGATCGTTCTTCGCGTTTTATGGCCCCAAGGCCGAAGCCGACATTCCGGCCCAAACCAATCCGGCAACAGGTGCGCCTGGAGAGAGCCCATCCCCTGCGTGAGTCCAAGGGTGTTCAGCTCTACAATCTAATAGACGATGATGGAGAGTTGCTGCTCAATCTGAAGGTCCATCAGGAGCCGCCAAAGATCCTTCCACCGGAGGATAAGACCCCGTATCGCAGCAAATACCATCAGGACTACGATTCACCTTGGCTGCCTTCGAAGTGGCGACCCACCAGCGAGTATCCTTTGGCGGTGACCTCGTCCTCGCCACGCCCACTGCCACTGCATCAGTATCTGAGTCAAAGCAATCGCCTGGAGCCGAGTCCTGCGAAACGAAGGCGCCAGGACATTTGGCCGCACAAGTAA
- the LOC108134043 gene encoding inactive peptidyl-prolyl cis-trans isomerase shutdown-like isoform X2, which translates to MAPTNFSTMINQEHLWPENAGKTLEQLRANMQPLNHFMKKRVVREGDMNYECYPHGIKLQMRFCGYFDDDRRDLGTQWEMDFETGQHPYPGFFWCFNEALTSMRPMEIAEYSIDREMLHAQLNNDPRYQQNDGIFSLEVLHVENMHMVPLRQPQSTSSVQDSSQSPPQCQCQTQAQTQTQTQEQTQSQTQFMGAYNKAEIVRRRAEDALNGNKFQQSVQLCEEATMLLRQFKTENEEEQAKRFNMLVTISNLLLECYEKRALVHEGKQHEDLGELEQARETFLEALRVNPTTITIHELIANIDAKILAEVQAGKEREAKEQADRKAAAKERAAKKKAAKEAALKKEDDVVFLPGPESPTNGSEESIGSGNPQQR; encoded by the exons ATGGCGCCAACCAACTTCTCGACCATGATTAACCAGGAGCATCTCTGGCCGGAGAACGCCGGCAAGACATTGGAACAGCTCCGTGCCAATATGCAGCCCTTGAACCATTTCATGAAGAAACGTGTCGTCCGCGAAGGGGACATGAACTACGAATGCTATCCCCACGGCATTAAGCTACAGATGCGTTTCTGCGGCTACTTCGATGATGACCGACGCGACCTGGGCACCCAATGGGAAATGGATTTTGAAACTGGGCAACATCCTTATCCGGGATTCTTCTGGTGTTTCAATGAAGCCCTGACCTCGATGCGACCAATGGAGATAGCCGAGTATTCCATCGATCGTGAGATGCTACATGCCCAACTGAATAATGATCCGAGGTACCAGCAGAACGATGGCATCTTTTCGCTCGAGGTCCTGCATGTGGAGAACATGCATATGGTGCCGCTTCGACAGCCCCAATCCACATCCAGTGTCCAGGACTCGTCGCAGTCACCGCcgcagtgccagtgccagacccaggcccagacccagacccagacccaggaGCAGACCCAGTCCCAAACCCAGTTCATGGGCGCTTACAACAAAGCGGAGATTGTGCGTCGCCGGGCCGAGGATGCATTGAATGGAAACAAATTCCAGCAATCGGTGCAGCTGTGCGAAGAGGCCACTATGCTCCTGAGACAGTTCAAGACCGAAAATGAGGAGGAGCAGGCGAAGCGTTTCAACATGCTGGTAACCATATCGAACCTATTGCTGGAGTGCTACGAAAAGAGGG CCCTTGTCCACGAAGGTAAGCAGCACGAGGACCTCGGAGAGCTGGAGCAGGCCCGCGAGACCTTCTTGGAGGCCCTGCGCGTCAATCCGACTACCATTACCATTCACGAGCTGATCGCTAACATCGATGCCAAAATCTTGGCAGAGGTGCAGGCTGGCAAGGAGAGGGAAGCCAAGGAGCAGGCTGACAGGAAGGCTGCAGCCAAGGAGCGGGCTGCCAAGAAGAAGGCTGCCAAGGAGGCTGCACTGAAGAAGGAGGATGACGTTGTCTTTCTTCCAGGACCCGAGTCCCCCACTAATGGCAGCGAGGAATCCATTGGCTCCGGAAATCCCCAGCAACGTTAA
- the Rab40 gene encoding ras-related protein Rab-40C isoform X2, which yields MGTMTKDYDYLLKVLLVGDSDVGKHEILSNLEDPSTESPFCSGNAYKTTTILLEGKRVKLQLWDTSGQGRFCTIIRSYSRGAQGIILVYDITNKWSFDGIDRWLKEVDEHAPGIPKVLVGNRLHLAFKRQVAAKQAETYASRNNMSCFEISPLCDFNIRESFCELARMALHRNGMEHIWRSNKVLTLQELCCRTIVRRTSVYAIDSLPLPPSVKSTLKSYALTTSQCYNSLTQSSKSKNRCKTPTSGSRNSCAIA from the exons ATGGGAACAATGACCAAGGACTATGACTATCTGCTGAAGGTTCTCCTGGTGGGTGACAGTGATGTGGGCAAGCATGAGATCCTCTCAAATCTGGAGGATCCCTCCACAGAGAGTCCCTTTTGCAGTGGTAATG CATACAAAACAACGACCATACTGCTGGAGGGTAAGCGCGTCAAGCTGCAGTTGTGGGACACATCCGGCCAGGGACGGTTCTGCACGATCATTCGATCGTATTCGCGCGGCGCCCAGGGTATTATACTTGTCTATGATATAACTAATAAGTGGAGCTTTGATGGCATCGATCGATGGCTCAAGGAGGTGGATGAG CACGCCCCTGGAATTCCAAAGGTATTGGTGGGCAATCGGCTGCATTTGGCTTTTAAGCGCCAGGTGGCCGCCAAACAGGCCGAGACCTATGCCAGCCGCAACAACATGTCCTGCTTCGAGATATCGCCGCTCTGTGACTTCAATATACGCGAGTCCTTCTGCGAGCTGGCACGCATGGCATTGCACAGGAATGGCATGGAGCATATCTGGCGTAGTAATAAGG TGCTGACTTTGCAAGAGCTGTGCTGCCGGACAATAGTGCGTAGGACGAGCGTATATGCGATCGAttcgctgccactgccaccgtCCGTCAAATCGACGCTCAAGTCATATGCACTGACCACATCGCAGTGCTACAACTCCTTGACGCAGAGCTCCAAGAGCAAGAATCGCTGCAAGACGCCGACGAGCGGTAGCCGGAATAGCTGTGCGATCGCGTGA